The following are encoded in a window of Salmo trutta chromosome 27, fSalTru1.1, whole genome shotgun sequence genomic DNA:
- the kctd10 gene encoding BTB/POZ domain-containing adapter for CUL3-mediated RhoA degradation protein 3 produces the protein MEEMSGESVVSSAVPAATTRTTSFKGSSPSSKYVKLNVGGALYYTTMQTLTKQDTMLKAMFSGRMEVLTDSEGWILIDRCGKHFGTILNYLRDGAVPLPESRRETEELMAEAKYYLVQGLADECQAALQNKESYEPFCKVPLVTSLKEEQRLIATSNKPTVKLLYNRSNNKYSYTSNSDDNMLKNIELFDKLSLRFNNRVLFIKDVIGDEICCWSFYGQGRKIAEVCCTSIVYATEKKQTKVEFPEARIYEETLNILLYESQDGRGPDNALLEATGGAAGRSHHLDEDEERIDRVRRIHVKRPDDRTHHHQ, from the exons ATG GAAGAGATGTCAGGAGAGAGTGTGGTGAGCTCGGCAGTGCCGGCGGCTACAACCCGGACCACCTCCTTCAAGggctccagtcccagctccaaGTATGTGAAGTTAAACGTGGGCGGGGCGCTCTACTACACCACCATGCAGACCCTCACCAAGCAGGACACCATGCTCAAGGCCATGTTCAGTGGCAGGATGGAAGTCCTCACAGACAGTGAAG GCTGGATCCTGATTGACCGGTGTGGGAAACACTTTGGGACGATTCTGAACTACCTTAGAGACGGGGCTGTGCCGCTCCCAGAGAGTCGTCGGGAGACTGAGGAGCTGATGGCTGAGGCCAAATACTATCTGGTCCAGGGCCTGGCTGATGAGTGTCAGGCTGCCCTGCAG AACAAAGAGTCATACGAGCCGTTCTGTAAAGTTCCTCTGGTGACATCATTGAAGGAAGAGCAGAGACTCATCGCCACCTCTAATAAG CCCACTGTCAAACTCTTATACAACAGAAGCAACAACAAATACTCCTACACCAG TAACTCTGACGACAACATGCTGAAGAACATTGAGCTGTTTGACAAGCTGTCGCTGCGCTTCAACAACCGTGTGCTCTTCATCAAGGATGTGATTGGCGACGAGATCTGCTGCTGGTCCTTCTACGGCCAGGGACGCAAGATCGCTGAGGTGTGTTGCACCTCCATCGTCTACGCCACAGAGAAGAAGCAGACCAAG GTGGAATTCCCTGAGGCACGAATCTACGAGGAGACCCTCAACATCCTGCTGTATGAGTCCCAGGATGGGAGGGGTCCAGACAACGCTCTGCTGGAGGCTACGGGGGGTGCCGCTGGCCGATCGCACCACCTGGACGAGGACGAGGAGCGCATTGACAGGGTCCGCAGGATCCACGTCAAGCGGCCCGACGATCGCACACACCACCACCAGTAA
- the LOC115164860 gene encoding unconventional myosin-Ih-like — protein MEGALTARDRVGIQDFVLLDTHTSETAFLGNLKKRFSEDLIYTYIGTLLVSVNPYKELDIYSKKQMDIYMGVNFFELPPHIYALADNAYHTMMTEANNHFILISGESGAGKTEASKKILQYYAVSCPSTTLLDSVRDRMLVSNPVLEAFGNAKTLKNDNSSRFGKYMDIQFDIQGDAVGGHILSYLLEKSRVVHQNHGERNFHIFYQLVEGGEEDLLHQLGLESNCQHYSYLVQDECANVTSINDKNDWKTVRNALSVIDFDESDIQHLFGIIASVLHLGNVQFEADSKGYATLNKNTELRWVSTLLGINVQLLQEGLTYRKIEAKTDEVLSPFTVDHAIYARNALAKAIYGRTFTWLVNKINDSMENKEPSRKTVIGLLDIYGFEVFYVNSFEQFCINYCNEKLQQLFIQLTLKSEQEEYEAEGIGWEPVQFFNNKIICDLVEEKHRGIISVLDEECLRPGEATDFTFLEKLEEKMGSHPHFITHKFSDKKTRKTLDRGNFRLLHYAGEVTYGVVGFIDKNNDMLYRNIKDVMRQSKNAIVRECFASTESDSRRRPETVASQFKSSLLGLTDILMSKEPWYVRCLKSNESKQPGRFDDVLVRHQVKYLGLMEHLRVRRAGFAYRRRYELFLQRYKPLCPATWPHWRGVAAEGVEALVQHLGYLPDEYKMGRTKIFIRHPRTLFATEDAFEVCKHKLASRIQAQYKGYRQKGEFRRQKEAATKIETCWRGVQARKEKERRQWAVKVIKKFIKGYMTRGEAKTTDNSEYLAFVRQNYLNRLKDNLPKTVLDKSSWLTPPPVLTEASAILRQLHMRLMVTRYVRGITAQQKAQLQLKGITSVIFKGKKDSYPQSVSQPFVDTRISEQDINMKVLQIIRNERIKYSIPVVKYDRNGFKARPRQLILTQTAAYVVDEAKIKQKVQYTTLKGVSVSTLSDSIIIFHIASEDVKQKGDLVIQCDHLFEVLTKLSVVANKQSAINVVQGSISFQIQAGKEGNVDFSSGQESMVYKDKNGHLMVVSTRTRAR, from the exons ATGGAGGGGGCTCTGACCGCCCGAGACCGCGTGGGGATCCAGGACTTTGTCCTGTTGGACACCCATACCAGCGAGACTGCTTTCCTAGGCAACCTGAAAAAACGCTTCAGTGAGGATCTAATTTAT ACCTATATAGGCACTCTGCTAGTGTCTGTGAACCCCTACAAGGAGTTGGATATCTACAGTAAAAAACAGATGGATATATACATGGGCGTCAACTTCTTTGAGCTTCCACCACATAT TTATGCCCTGGCGGACAACGCTTACCACACCATGATGACTGAGGCCAACAACCACTTCATCCTCATCTCTGGGGAGAGTGGTGCCGGCAAGACAGAGGCTTCCAAGAAGATCCTACAGTACTATGCTGTGAGCTGCCCCAGTACCACCCTACTGGACAGCGTCAGGGACCGGATGCTGGTGTCCAACCCTGTGCTAGAG GCTTTCGGCAACGCCAAAACACTGAAGAATGACAACTCTAGTCGCTTTGGAAAGTACATGGATATCCAGTTTGACATCCAG GGGGATGCGGTGGGGGGCCATATCCTGAGCTACCTGCTGGAGAAGTCCCGAGTGGTCCACCAGAACCATGGAGAGAGGAACTTCCACATCTTCTACCAGctggtggagggaggggaggaagaccTGCTGCATCAGCTAGGCCTCGAGAGCAACTGCCAGCACTACAGCTACTTGGTGCAA GACGAGTGTGCCAATGTGACCTCAATCAATGACAAGAACGACTGGAAGACGGTGAGAAACGCCCTGTCCGTCATCGACTTTGACGAGAGTGATATACAA CACCTATTTGGGATCATAGCAAGCGTCCTCCACTTAGGGAATGTGCAGTTTGAAGCTGACAGCAAAGGTTATGCCACGTTGAACAAGAACACAGAACTCCGCTGGGTGTCAACA TTGCTGGGGATTAACGTTCAACTACTGCAGGAGGGGCTGACATACAGGAAGATTGAGGCCAAAACAGATGAg GTGCTCAGCCCGTTCACAGTGGACCATGCCATCTATGCCAGAAATGCCCTGGCCAAAGCCATCTATGGACGCACCTTTACCTGGCTGGTCAACAAGATTAATGATTCCATGGAGAATAAG GAACCGTCAAGGAAGACAGTCATTGGTCTCCTTGACATATATGGCTTTGAGGTTTTCTATGTCAACAG TTTTGAGCAGTTCTGTATAAACTACTGCAACGAGAAACTGCAGCAGCTTTTTATCCAGCTGACCTTGAAGTCGGAGCAGGAGGAATACGAGGCAGAGGGCATTGGG TGGGAGCCTGTCCAGTTCTTCAACAATAAGATTATCTGTGActtagtggaggagaaacacagggGCATCATTTCAGTACTG GATGAAGAATGCCTGAGGCCTGGAGAGGCCACTGACTTCACATTTCTGGAGAAGCTTGAGGAGAAAATGGGCAGTCACCCTCATTTCATCAC GCACAAGTTTTCTGACAAGAAGACACGTAAGACGCTGGATAGGGGCAACTTTCGCCTTCTGCATTACGCTGGGGAGGTCACCTATGGCGTTGTGG GGTTCATCGACAAAAACAATGACATGTTATACAGAAACATCAAAGAT GTGATGCGGCAGTCTAAAAATGCCATAGTCAGAGAGTGCTTTGCTTCCACAGAGTCAGATAGCAGGCGGCGACCAGAGACG gttgctagccagtttaagagcagtctgctgggactgacagaCATCCTCATGTCTAAGGAGCCCTGGTATGTGCGTTGCCTCAAATCCAACGAGTCCAAACAGCCAG GTCGTTTTGACGACGTGCTGGTTCGGCACCAAGTGAAGTACCTGGGGCTGATGGAACACCTTAGGGTCAGACGGGCAGGTTTTGCATACCGACGCCGCTACGAGTTGTTTCTGCAGAG ATACAAGCCCCTATGCCCAGCCACCTGGCCCCATTGGAGAGGAGTGGCTGCAGAAGGAGTGGAAGCGCTGGTGCAGCACCTGGGATACCTACCAGATGAGTACAAAATGGGCAG AACCAAGATATTTATCCGCCACCCCAGGACACTTTTTGCCACAGAAGATGCCTTCGAGGTCTGCAAACATAAACTTG CGTCCAGGATTCAGGCCCAGTACAAGGGATACCGGCAAAAAGGAGAATTCAGAAGACAGAAAGAAGCTG CCACCAAGATTGAGACTTGCTGGAGAGGAGTACAAGccaggaaagagaaagagaggagacaaTGGGCTGTCAAGGTCATCAAGAA GTTTATTAAAGGATACATGACCAGAGGGGAGGCAAAGACTACTGATAACTCTGAATACCTGGCCTTTGTCAGACAGAACTACCTAAACAGGCTGAAAGACAATCTCCCAAAAACGGTTCTGGATAAAAGCAGCTGGCTAACCCCTCCACCTGTATTGACTGAG GCCTCAGCGATCCTGCGTCAGCTCCACATGCGTCTCATGGTGACGAGGTACGTCAGAGGGATCACTGCACAACAGAAAGCACAG CTTCAACTCAAGGGGATCACCAGTGTTATCTTCAAGGGGAAGAAGGACAGCTACCCTCAGAGTGTCTCCCAACCCTTTGTGGACACCAGGATAA GTGAACAGGACATCAATATGAAGGTCCTGCAGATCATTCGCAATGAACGCATCAAG TATAGCATACCAGTGGTGAAGTATGACAGGAATGGGTTTAAAGCCCGACCTCGGCAGCTCATCCTCACGCAGACGGCTGCCTATGTGGTGGACGAGGCCAAGATCAAACAGAAAGTGCAGTACACTACTCTAAAAG GTGTGTCTGTCAGTACCTTGAGTGACAGCATCATAATTTTCCATATTGCAAGTGAAGACGTTAAACAGAAG GGGGACCTGGTCATCCAGTGTGACCACCTGTTTGAAGTGTTGACCAAACTCAGTGTGGTTGCCAACAAGCAGAGCGCTATCAACGTGGTCCAGGGCAG CATCTCGTTTCAGATACAGGCGGGGAAAGAGGGCAATGTGGACTTCAGCAGTGGCCAGGAGTCCATGGTGTACAAGGACAAGAATGGACACCTCATGGTG GTATCTACTCGGACCAGGGCTCGGTGA